Below is a window of Musa acuminata AAA Group cultivar baxijiao chromosome BXJ3-11, Cavendish_Baxijiao_AAA, whole genome shotgun sequence DNA.
CCTATATATTTGTCTTCTATTCTAACCACTGATTCACCTCACCAAATATTTGGACACCACCACCATCACAAGATAAACAGGAAACCCGTCGCTACTGTGGACACAAAACCTCGGCTCGACAGCAATTATGCTGCAAGCAACAGCTGGGCTCCAGATTGTTATTGTTCTCAATATATTATATCCTGCTCTTTCCGATACCCTTCCCCCTTGTAAGCTTGCTGTTTCCACAAAACCATGTCAGATATTTCGAAAGATACCGAGGCGATGCATCCTTGTTTGTCACATATTTCACGCGTGGACATCATTCTTCCGGTGCTTAATCAAGAAAAAAAGGAGTTCTCGTTCCCTCCCTTCCCTACAAGACTCTGCTCAATGGAGCACACATCTCAGTTTGAAAACTACATCATTAATCATATATATAAACGTCCGGTTAAGAACAAAACCTAGTTCAGCATTCACCCACATTAATGATCAAAATGAAAAGTTTTTGCCATAAGACCAATCAGATTGTTGTGATTTATCTCAGAATGATTATATAACAACGTGAAGTAGCTGCACGCAAtgattatataattattatataataatgattatagaaaagagaaaaaaggggaAAAGACGGTCGTTGTTCAGCGCGCGCAATTCGAGCTACGTGCGTGTGACTGGCTGGCACCACCCACGCGGGCAGGTAGGCAAGTGGCTCGGCCAGCCCCGATCTTGCGCTGCAGTTCCAAGCCCTCGCTGCCGGTTCGTTGCGGCCCGTCTCTGCCCATAGTATTAGTATTGGGCTTTTTCCTACGCCCTACAATTGATTTTTGGAGCTTGGAGTCTCCTTcttagaatttatatatttttttattatttatattttttttaaagttaataaaaaaatattttattatttataatctttttaattttaatttaattctctgttttttctttttcagaaTCCTTTTTGGTGTGTGTATTATTTCTATCGACTTCCTTCACGTCTGCATATCTTATTAAACAGTTTGCAAAGacctaaaatatattaatacaactaaaatatatataatattaaatatattaaattattataataaaagttaAAGATTAATTATAATCTCCTTCTTTTCGATATTTGATTtatcttattttattatttatcttgttTTATTATTTTACATCGAGTGGAAGAAAAaacaatatttaaaaatatttaaaattcttaatgtaagattataaataataataataaaaaaactataaatagtAAACTCCTTGTTTTTTTACTAATGGTGCTCCTGATTGAACAAAAATACCCATCACACTCCACCAGCCATCAACCGTGAGTGGCGCCGCCGTCGCCTCCGCCTATCACGAGCAGCGCCGCCCCTCCTCCCCACTACCGCTGCTCCTCCTCGCCCCTCGACTTCCAATGTCGCCTCCGCGCCGCCAAACCCCACCCCTTCCTCCCTTCCCTTCCCCATTCCCCTCCCTCcccgttctcctcctccctccctcttcccTGCCGCCCACCCTTCCCCGTCGCGGTGGGAGCAGTGGGCCTCCACGGAGGCGCCCTTGCTGAGGGAGGGAGCAGTCGCGGGCAGAGCTGCACGGCCATAGGCGGCGTTGCATAGCGGAGGGCGACGGAAGGGAGGAGGGTGTCAGCGGCGAGGGGTTTTCCGCGGAGGCGGCCTTGCTGAGGGAGGAGGCAACCGTGGGCTGCGCTGCACAGCGACGAGGGCGGTGGAAGGGAGAAGGGCATCAGCGGTGAGGGCCTCCGTCGCGGTGGGAGTAGCGGCGAGGGTGACGGAGGCCCTCGTGGCTGATGCCCTTGCCACCCGCCTCCGCTCTACCCGCTTCACCCACCGCGACGCGGAAGAGTGGGTAGGGGGGAGGAGGAGAACGGAGGGAGGGGAAGGGAAGGAAgggggcgacggcgacggcgacggcggagGAGGGGGCGGGGGGAGCCAGAGGAGGTGGTCGCAATGCTGCGACATTGGCGAAGAGGGCCAGCAACAGTGGCCTGTAGGGTGGCGCTGCTTGCGATGGGTGGAAGCGACGGGCGCCGTCGCTAGTGATGGACGGCCGGTGGAGGAGTATTTTTATCCATTCGATGAAAAAGGGGCACTCTTTATCACGGACGGTTGCCCCAACAATACCTTCTATCATTcgtcatttttatttatttatacatatatttgataatatattttatcttatttttatatatttttttacttaaaaTTAAGTACCAGAATAAGTAAAGTTATCCTAGAATTACTTAATTTTCACAAACCATTGCATGTGGTTTTTGCAATGGTTTGTGTGACATTGGATCGGATTAAGATTTAGGATAGTGGTATAAGAATTTATAAATTATGGACTTGTTAACGTGCTTGACACTCAATAAGTAATCATTTATAGACTTATAATTATTCAtttattatctaaaatttttatttttttatttttttattttttctcttgcACACAAGTGTTTACTAAATTGCTTGAAAAGTTATCCTCTTTGCGAGATGTTAAGACttgtttatcatttatttttggaactaattaattttctcttttataggttctcGGGGACATAAGAGAAGTTGTAACTAGGATGATCTTATATGGACGGAGAATGCAAAGATGCCTCACGACTTAAGCAATTTCAGTTAAGTCCGTGATATTTTGGTATTAGAGTCGACAAGCAATTGGAGCAAACAACGAAAGTTTACAATCTTATTATAGTGAAATATCATGGTGAATCAAGTAAGATTAGATGAGCTAAACTATTAGCCCAAGTAGTCATAGATAGATTACAAGTGCAAGCTCACTCTTAGGTTATTAGAGCTGCTTAAGAGGAGTGTGATAACAAAAATGACGAGTGAGAAGTTGGCTATTTTCCGTGAGCAAAAGAAGCACAATCCGAAGTATCAATCAAAAAGAGAAGCTATAAGAAGAGGTTTACAATTACAAAAACCTACATTAATATTCTCAAAGCGAGTCTAGAGGAAATCTACCAAGGCCAACAAAAGATATCGTAGTTAGAGAATTTGCAAGATGAGTCAAAATCTAAGATTGATAAGGTTTAGTCCCAAGTTAATCGATTGATAGAAGACACTAAAGATTTTGTGCAGCACCTGCATAAAGTTATAGTGGAACTCATGTCCAAAATTATATTGCTCACGATAACTCTTAATGTGGGTAGGAATAACACCCGTATTGCTCCGCCATAAAACTTATTCGGGCATCAAAATAATTGGACAAACTGGTATgttatatatccatccatatgatagaggcagttgATCTCATAGTCGCTCGTGTGAGGATATTGGGGATATGTGTAACTGCTCATTAAAgaactctctcaatccgaatctcACGCTTATCAAATTCATCACTATCCGATTAATCTTGACTAAGGATTttcttgagtaagaacacattagatttttttttatgatattaaaagtggatgatcctctattgatactcaattacctttgtaaggttgattgtcattcctaatgatcggttgtgctagatttgaaaattTCAGATCTATAAATCTGATATCAAATAATGAAGTACTCAAATAAGGTAttattgatgtctcaagtctaaggaccaaatatataaTTGGAACTATGAAATTactatgaggtatcattaaccatcaaatatttcgtaagcggatcattcagtaaactcattctccaatgagcacatgcactatatccttagtgtctccacacaagcaactatgagatcaaCTACCTTcatcatatagatatatatataacatatcagtctgttcgattatctcaatgtccctctcaagtaacctatgatcgagaataTTTTAGGTCGAagacgaattggtctcattatcataatccaattctcattgtacagattcaaggatatcacaatatattcatcttctaatataaagtaagaaaatatcataataataactaAAAGAGATTGTACAATGTATCACACGGATCAATCCTGATGATTGACTTGTAGAGTACTAGTAATTAGCAACAttgattaagaaaataaaatttgtgAATATCATACGGGTGAAGGTCAAGTAAATTAGTAACCCTGATGTAATTATTCAGTGCTTTTTAAATAGTAACCCTGATGTAATTATTCAAATAAGACAAGACATAATGATTTGTCAAGCCATGCAACGTTGACTAAAAAGCTAACTCGACAAGTGATTACTATGTATTCTCAGTTCAATGTGTGATTTTATAGTCCATCAAGGGTCAAATGATGTGCATAATCCTTCTCTATATTTACTATGCTCTTAATCTAATGATCACCTACAATATTATAAAAAGTCAGATATATTTTTAAGCTAAAAATtttaagattgcttttttttatcaatatttaaACAAAGCGTGAAAGACTAAAatatagataataactttgaaatgtCAATAATATCATGTAATCTCAAACAACTTATAAACTCGTACAACTTAAATTTAAAATGATACAATGAACTAAATTTGTAGGAGAACTTAAAATAAGATATTGATAACACTATCCATATATGtcgatggtaccatcacctagacaaTACGATGTCATCATCCTAAGGACGAGTAAGCTTAGTACCACCATGAGTAAGAACTTAAAACAACCCTAAAATCAGTCGACAATGATATAGTCTCAACCCATTTTAAAGCTAATTAATAACTTAATATATTAAGTTTATAGCATGTTCTCAACATCAACATATGGCTGGACAAACAAGTTTGTGAACTAGAGTTGCGAGAGATATCGGCCATGATATATGATGAtagaataatttattataatttacatcaTAAAATTTTAGTAATATATCGTAAGATTTTGGATTTGAATCGTGTCTTCCTCACacatttttcttgtttaataaaaaaaacttGTCTAGTAGGACATATGAGTCATTTTAGCGATGGATCGATGGGAGGACAAAATAAGTCAAAGCGGAAGACCCATTCCCGTTCCCGACAACTGTCTCCACCACCATCCGCAGAGTGAGGAGAGGGAGGAATGGCCAATGGCGTACGTCTCTGTCTTCTCTCTCGCCGTAGGATTTAGAACGAGGTAGAAAGCCGAATGAGATagggaggaggaggcggaagGCGACGGCTGGAGACAGGAGGAGAGGGGCCAGAGCCGCTCTTGGATCGGTCGACGCCGATCCCAAGAGCGCCACTTCATATTAtctcatctcctctctctctctctctctctctctctctctcttcttcttcttcggacaGAGAGGTTCGAACTTCCCCTTTCTTTCTCTCACTCTCATCccttcttttgtttcctttcgtCCTTCTTGATCTCTGTTGTTGTCGTTTTCTTCTGTTGGATGTTGAAAGGACGGATTTCTTTGGCACTTCTTCTCAACGAACCATCGACGTCGGAATTCTTCGCTTGTAGACTGAATCGGCACACATACGGTCTTTATAGATCCAGACTCATCGATTCCCGGTTCTCGAGCTCGATCGCTGGCTTTTTGTTGTAGATTTTGAATTGCTGGACATCATCGTTTCAAAGGCCACAACTTTTTGGAGAGTTTTGTTGCAAAGATCGGATCTTGATATGGAGGGCAGGGAGCTGCGGCGAAGCGTGACGCTCCCGGAGCAGTTATCTGTCACCGATTCCTCCAAACTCGAGGACCTCCTCAAGGTCCGGGAGGAGGACGATGTGCGTGTTTCTCGCCGCCGGGGCCGCGACTCGCTGACTCTGCGATCGATTATCGCGGGCGAGAAGAGGGAGGACTCCGCCGCGGGAAGGACGCTGCTCGAGATCATCCAGCAGGATCGCGCGGCGAATGGAAACGCGGCGGACAGGAACTCCAGTAACGGCGACACATGGAAGTCGCTAAGGGACCTCCTCCGTCACGGCGACGGCGTGGCCTTGGGAGCAGCGACACCCGGCGACCTCCAACCGGTCTCGGCAACCGAGCTAGTCATCTCCACTCGCCCCAACCCCGTCCTGGCCCTTTCAGTCTCCGTTGGGAATCCCGACTTTGCCGCCTCAGAATCCACCGCCGTGGCGGCgacggctgcgactgcgactgcgaccaCAACGCCTGTGGAGCTACCTTTAACCAACGAAGGAGAAAGTGAAGAAATCAATGGCAGTGAAAACTCCAATCCTGTGGGCGCCGCCGGGTCATCCTCGCCAGAGGCAGTGCCGGCGGCGGAGGAGCAGCAGTCGGCGAGGGTGTCCCTATTGGCGTTACTGGAGCAGACGGACAGACAATGGGAAGGAAGCGGACAGGAGGGGCTATCGTTGGTCGCAGCGGCAGTGGACGAGGAGGTGGTGGCGGAGGACGAGATGAAGGGCAGCGGAGGGGTGTCGTACATGTGCTGCGTATGCATGGTGCGACACAAAGGGGCGGCGTTCATACCGTGCGGCCACACCTTCTGCCGGCTTTGCTCGCGGGAGCTGTGGGTCAGCCGTGGCAACTGCCCTCTCTGCAATGGCCACATCCTCGAAATCCTTGACATCTACTAGTGCCGTGCCACCTTCCATTCTCCGGCTCTGGCCACCGCCACCGCTCGTTATTTGATCTTTCTGAAGAAAACATTGCATGACGAGTGATTAATCATTAAAGAGGACATTATTGATGCCGAACTAGATTTCTGGATATGCTCGTCCGATGGTAGAGAGACTACTGACTGGCTGGCTCATCAGCAAGTTCCAAATTATCTAATGTATGTCCATTTTGATAGACAAATTTTATATTTGTGTTTCTGCGTTGTCTTCCTCGTACAGAGATCTCATCAATTGCCATATTCAAAATGCTCTCTTTCTTTTATCGAACCACTACAGAGACTGATGATAGAGTACCAAACCACCACCGAGGAATTTGTATACTGAAGTTCTTTCATATTTCGACAATTACATTTTATTTGCATCCTTTCTTTGTACCCTTTTAGAAGGTGCAAGTGATCTAATATGCCCCACTTGTCATTCATCCATCGTTTTCCTTATTTGGGCGTCTACTACTACTTTCTCTTTTCCATCCTCACACGTCAATTATACTATCTTCTACTGCATATCCTTTTCACCAGCAACCATTGCACCGATCGCTAGGTTATAATGCAGAAGAGAATCCGAGTTCATTTTGGGAAGCGAGTTGATCAAAAAAATTGGCAC
It encodes the following:
- the LOC103972513 gene encoding putative E3 ubiquitin-protein ligase XBAT35 — protein: MEGRELRRSVTLPEQLSVTDSSKLEDLLKVREEDDVRVSRRRGRDSLTLRSIIAGEKREDSAAGRTLLEIIQQDRAANGNAADRNSSNGDTWKSLRDLLRHGDGVALGAATPGDLQPVSATELVISTRPNPVLALSVSVGNPDFAASESTAVAATAATATATTTPVELPLTNEGESEEINGSENSNPVGAAGSSSPEAVPAAEEQQSARVSLLALLEQTDRQWEGSGQEGLSLVAAAVDEEVVAEDEMKGSGGVSYMCCVCMVRHKGAAFIPCGHTFCRLCSRELWVSRGNCPLCNGHILEILDIY